The genomic segment AAACAGTCAGAAGCATTTGCCGTACGCGGGCATGCGTGGGCAGGTGATAAAAGCGTAAAGCAGGTTCAAATTTCTATCGACTTTGGTCAAACTTGGCAACAAGCCAAGGTTGAAAAACCGGTTAATCGCAATGCTTGGCAGCAATGGCAGAGCGAAGTTCAGTTTCCCTCCAAGGGCTACTTTGAGGTTTGGGCTAAGGCGACAGACAATGAAGGCGTCAGCCAGCCTATGATTTTGCCGGGCTGGAACCCCAAAGGATATCTAAACAATGCGTGCCATCGCGTTGCTGTGCAGGTAGTGTGAGGATGCTAGATTTAACCTTTACATCGTTGCCTGCTAAACGCTTGCTCACAGGATTATTTTGTTTTTATATGACTTGCACTTCGCCAGCTTGGGCGAGCGAGCTGGGAGACAAAGCACAAATCGATTCAGCATCTGGGCTCGTGATACAGCCCGGGTTTGAAATGGTGAGGGCCCACTGTACTGCCTGTCATTCTGCTAAATTGGTGACTCAAAACCACATGAGTAGAGAGCGCTGGCTAAGTACAATTCGCTGGATGCAGAAAACCCAGAATTTGTGGGCACTGCCTCGAGAGGACGAAATACTCGATTATTTGAGTGCTAATTATGGTGAGCGAGATATGGGCCGAAGGGCACCGCTGCCAGCGCATTTGATGCCGAAAAGTTGAGTTTACATCTTTTGAAGCCTAGCCCGTGCTAGGCTTTTTTATGCCTGACTATGCATTGAGTTAGTCAGTGCATGGCAGTTCGTAAACCAACTCTTGTACGCTTTTAGGAATACTGCGATAGCGCTTATCGATATGTAAACGCGCGGCCATGGTGTCTTCAAACAACATAAAATGACGGAGTAAGCATTCGTCGAGATCGTCAGTTTCATCAGACCAAGTTTCTTTCAAAAATGGGGTTAGAGAAGCTGCCGCATGAGCATACATCATGATTTGCCATTTTATATCCCACATTCGAATCTTTGCCTCCGGCAGGAGAGTGTTATGCGCGTTAACTAAACCTTCAACAAAGTCTTCGATATCTTCACCGCTGCCTAGAAAATAATCGAGAAGGGCGTCTTCTTGGCGTACTGCATCGGCAATTAATTGTACTGGGCGTTTAAAAAGCAGCATATAGGCCATCATTCGCTTAATAAACTCGAATAGTTGTACGTTGGCAGGAGCGGTTTTAGGAATGTTCTGATAGACAGTTGCCACATATTTTACGATAAATTCGTGCAGCTCATCGCTGATGTCGTGCCAAATTTTTTCTTTGCTACCGAAATGATGGCGTATCAGACTATGAGAAACGCCGGCTTTTTCACTGATATTGCGCAGAGAAACACGTTCATATCCGAGTTCACAGAACAGCTCTGCGGCAACCTGTAATATCTCGACCTTTGTTTGCTCTGCGTCTTGAGCACTTCTTCGGCCTTGCTTTCTTTCACTCATAATTTTTCAACTTAACGATCTTCTTAAGCGCGTTTCCGCTTATGCTAATGTCTGCAATATTATATTGTCCAGTTGGAAAATAATACTTGATCTAGCTATTACTTTCAATATACTGCACGTCTGTATAGTAAATTGCTGTACAAGTGGCTAATAAAATAGAGATATGTGTGATGGTTAATCGAAAATTGCGTTGGGTGTTCGGCATAGCTTTGTTTAACTTGGTTGTTGCTGGGGGATTAAGTGGGTGTGACAGTGTTAATTCCCAAGAAATGGCGGAACAAAACACTAACAAGGTCATTAAGCCGGTGAAGTTAGTTAAAATACCGGATCTTAACCAGCAACAGGTAAATCCTTTTATTGCAAAGTTAGATGCCACTGAGCGGGCAATCTTGTCGTTTAATGTGTCCGGTGAAATTGCCTCAGCGATGCCACATATGGGGCAGCAAATTAAGAAGGGGGAACTCTTAGCCAGCCTTGATCCAACGGATTATCAATTAGCATTAGATGCGCGACAAGCTGAATATGATTTAGCTAGAACACAATATCTTCGTGCTAAGGCGCTGATTGAAGAGACGTTGATCAGCAAGGACCAATTCGACCAAAACGAAACGAATTATAAAGTGGCGAAGGCGCTGCTTGAACAAGCTAAAACTGACTTAACCTATACCAAAATACGGGCTCCTTTTGATGGGGTGGTGTCATTAACTAACGCAGAAGCGCATCAAGTTGTCGCAGCAAAACAACCGGTAATGAAAGTGCTTAACAATGCACTGATGGACGTGGTTTTCACTGTGCCGGTGAGCTATGTATCTCAATACGGGGTAGAGAATATTAGTCGCTCGGCGGTATGGGTCACGATGGACTTTGCCCGCGACAGAAAGCTAGAAGCGCGTTTTAAAGAGATTTCAACTCAGCCTAATATCGATACCAACAGTTATACCGCACGTGTGACGGTACGTCGTCCCGATGATCTAACTTTGCTGTCGGGTATGAGCGGACAAGTAAATATCGTCGCTCCTGACCAAACCAGTTTGTTTACTTTACCGAAAAGCGCTTGGATTAGCCGGGACGCGAGCAGTGGGTATGTATGGAAGTTTTCTGCATCACAAGGCGTCGTAAACAAAACACTGGTTGGGTTAGACGAAAATGGTTTTATACAAAGTGGCTTACAGCAAGGTGATTTAGTAGTGGAAACAGGGATTAATGGTCTCAAGGAAGGGCAGAAAGTGAAACCTTGGGTCGAAGAGGATGGCATTTAATGAAATCGATCGTTTTTAGCATGTATATTCTAGCACTACTGTTGCTACAAGCCTGCACACCCAATATAGAACATAGGCCCAAGCCGCCGTTAATTTTGGACACCATAGAGGTTTCTGCGCCTGTTGACACGCAGTTTAGGCGGTTTAATGGCCAGGTGGTTGCGCCAGAATTGACTCCCTTAGCGTTTAGACTTGAGGGCGAAATAGTCGACGTGAAAGTACAAGAAGGTGATGTGGCTAAAAAAGGTCAAGTATTGGCTATTTTGGACGACAGTAGACTCGTTCAAACTTTGAATGATGCTCAGGCTAGGCTTGATTTAACTGCAAAGCAGCTGGAGCGGGGAAAAGAGTTACGTAGCAGAGCGATGCTTTCATCTTCTGAACTTGATGAATTACAAGCCAATTACAAATTGGCTGTAGCGAATGCCAAATTGGCTGAAGTCCAACTCGGGTATACTCGCCTGAAAGCACCAGTCGACGGTATTATTTCCATGGTCTCTAAACAGGACTTTGAGCGCACTGATGCCGGAGAAACGGTTGTTAGTATTTATCAAAGCGAAGACGTTTATGTAGAGATTTCAGTGTCTGATACTGTGTTGACGCGCTTAAAGCCGTTATTGAGTGTACCTAACTATCGTCCTTTAGGGCATTTTAGTGGGCATAAAGGGCAGTATCCCCTTAATTACCTTGAACATACCAGCGAGCTAGATCCTGAATCTCAGACATATCAATTCTGGCTGAAAATGCCCCAAGTGACCCCTAAAATTTTACCTGGAACCAATGTGCAGGTAAGCATTGATATGGTTAAAGCCCAAATGGGTGTATTACAAG from the Paraglaciecola mesophila genome contains:
- a CDS encoding TetR/AcrR family transcriptional regulator; translation: MSERKQGRRSAQDAEQTKVEILQVAAELFCELGYERVSLRNISEKAGVSHSLIRHHFGSKEKIWHDISDELHEFIVKYVATVYQNIPKTAPANVQLFEFIKRMMAYMLLFKRPVQLIADAVRQEDALLDYFLGSGEDIEDFVEGLVNAHNTLLPEAKIRMWDIKWQIMMYAHAAASLTPFLKETWSDETDDLDECLLRHFMLFEDTMAARLHIDKRYRSIPKSVQELVYELPCTD
- a CDS encoding efflux RND transporter periplasmic adaptor subunit, whose amino-acid sequence is MVNRKLRWVFGIALFNLVVAGGLSGCDSVNSQEMAEQNTNKVIKPVKLVKIPDLNQQQVNPFIAKLDATERAILSFNVSGEIASAMPHMGQQIKKGELLASLDPTDYQLALDARQAEYDLARTQYLRAKALIEETLISKDQFDQNETNYKVAKALLEQAKTDLTYTKIRAPFDGVVSLTNAEAHQVVAAKQPVMKVLNNALMDVVFTVPVSYVSQYGVENISRSAVWVTMDFARDRKLEARFKEISTQPNIDTNSYTARVTVRRPDDLTLLSGMSGQVNIVAPDQTSLFTLPKSAWISRDASSGYVWKFSASQGVVNKTLVGLDENGFIQSGLQQGDLVVETGINGLKEGQKVKPWVEEDGI
- a CDS encoding efflux RND transporter periplasmic adaptor subunit, which translates into the protein MKSIVFSMYILALLLLQACTPNIEHRPKPPLILDTIEVSAPVDTQFRRFNGQVVAPELTPLAFRLEGEIVDVKVQEGDVAKKGQVLAILDDSRLVQTLNDAQARLDLTAKQLERGKELRSRAMLSSSELDELQANYKLAVANAKLAEVQLGYTRLKAPVDGIISMVSKQDFERTDAGETVVSIYQSEDVYVEISVSDTVLTRLKPLLSVPNYRPLGHFSGHKGQYPLNYLEHTSELDPESQTYQFWLKMPQVTPKILPGTNVQVSIDMVKAQMGVLQGFELPMTAIESAEQHGQFRVWKIQDNQAVATPVEVSQVKSNGVIVLSGIREGDVIANSNLRKLRQGMTVQGATQ